The Nocardioides sp. S-1144 genome includes a region encoding these proteins:
- the purD gene encoding phosphoribosylamine--glycine ligase: protein MKTLVIGTGGREHALARSLSLDPDVTQVHAAPGNPGIAEVATLHDVDPLDGEAVAALADVLGVDLVVVGPEAPLVAGVADAVVARGIPVFGPSGAAARLEGSKAFAKDVMAAAGVPTAAARVCTTAAEVAAALDEFGAPYVVKDDGLAAGKGVVVTSDRDEAVEHAAACDRVVIEEYLDGPEVSLFAITDGHTVYPLLPAQDFKRIGDGDAGPNTGGMGAYTPLPWAPEELVAEVLRDVLQPTVDEMARRGAPFAGLLYAGLALTARGTRVVEFNARFGDPETQPLLALLDSPLLPLLLGAATGTLADVPPPVWRAGAAVGVVMASAGYPESASRGDVIVGIDVAESLDRVHVIQAGTALAGPALVTAGGRVLAVVATGASVAEARAAAYEGVAAVRFDGAQHRTDIAAGV, encoded by the coding sequence GTGAAGACCCTCGTGATCGGAACCGGAGGCCGCGAGCACGCGCTGGCCCGCTCGCTCTCCCTCGACCCCGACGTGACCCAGGTCCACGCGGCCCCGGGCAACCCGGGCATCGCCGAGGTCGCCACGCTGCACGACGTCGACCCGCTCGACGGCGAGGCGGTCGCGGCGCTGGCCGACGTCCTCGGCGTCGACCTGGTCGTCGTCGGACCCGAGGCGCCGCTGGTCGCCGGGGTGGCCGACGCGGTCGTCGCGCGGGGGATCCCGGTCTTCGGGCCGAGCGGCGCCGCCGCCCGGCTCGAGGGGTCGAAGGCCTTCGCGAAGGACGTGATGGCCGCGGCCGGTGTCCCGACCGCCGCCGCGCGGGTGTGCACCACCGCCGCCGAGGTGGCCGCTGCGCTGGACGAGTTCGGGGCGCCGTACGTCGTCAAGGACGACGGGCTGGCGGCCGGCAAGGGCGTCGTGGTCACCTCCGACCGCGACGAGGCGGTGGAGCACGCCGCGGCCTGCGACCGGGTGGTGATCGAGGAGTACCTCGACGGGCCCGAGGTGTCGCTGTTCGCGATCACCGACGGGCACACCGTCTACCCGCTGCTGCCGGCCCAGGACTTCAAGCGGATCGGCGACGGCGACGCCGGGCCCAACACCGGCGGCATGGGCGCCTACACGCCGCTGCCGTGGGCGCCCGAGGAGCTGGTCGCCGAGGTGCTGCGCGACGTCCTCCAGCCGACCGTCGACGAGATGGCCCGCCGCGGCGCGCCCTTCGCCGGCCTCCTGTACGCCGGGCTGGCCCTGACCGCCCGCGGCACCCGGGTCGTGGAGTTCAACGCCCGCTTCGGCGACCCCGAGACCCAGCCGCTGCTCGCCCTGCTCGACTCGCCCCTGCTGCCGCTGCTCCTCGGCGCGGCCACCGGCACCCTCGCCGACGTCCCGCCGCCGGTGTGGCGGGCCGGCGCCGCCGTCGGCGTCGTGATGGCCTCGGCCGGCTACCCCGAGTCGGCCTCGAGGGGCGACGTCATCGTCGGCATCGACGTCGCGGAGTCGCTCGACCGGGTCCACGTGATCCAGGCCGGCACCGCCCTGGCCGGCCCGGCCCTGGTGACGGCGGGCGGCCGGGTGCTCGCCGTCGTCGCGACCGGCGCCTCGGTCGCGGAGGCCCGCGCGGCCGCCTACGAGGGCGTGGCCGCCGTCCGCTTCGACGGCGCCCAGCACCGCACCGACATCGCCGCCGGCGTCTGA
- a CDS encoding sulfotransferase family protein yields the protein MLRSPRPDFLIIGAPKAGTTALHAALAQHPDVFVSNPKEPKYWLCDDAPPPHWTGPGDRHSQQEWIWRPDRYADLFRGARDDQVRGESTPFYLWSRGAHRRIAEALPDVRLIAVVRDPVDRAYSNWMHLWSDGLERERDFVEAFAAQDQRVADGYAPFWRYRELGLYGDQLAHLHQHVDPRQVLVLRYRDVVDEPASAVDRACRHLGIREGLVDTIPRDNARAFARPGWRTRAFGPLVRAGAAAGQFLPPQVWRTASKPVVARLSDGTARRPPLSAEQRAALVDVFTDDIHLLSRLTGEDFSDWLSPVSRGSFDERVRR from the coding sequence ATGCTGCGGTCGCCCCGTCCCGACTTCCTGATCATCGGCGCCCCGAAGGCCGGGACGACGGCGCTGCACGCCGCCCTCGCCCAGCACCCGGACGTCTTCGTGAGCAACCCCAAGGAGCCCAAGTACTGGCTCTGCGACGACGCTCCCCCGCCGCACTGGACCGGGCCGGGCGACCGGCACTCCCAGCAGGAGTGGATCTGGCGCCCCGACCGGTACGCCGACCTCTTCCGCGGCGCCCGCGACGACCAGGTGCGCGGCGAGAGCACGCCGTTCTACCTCTGGAGCCGCGGCGCCCACCGGCGCATCGCCGAGGCGCTGCCCGACGTCCGGCTGATCGCCGTGGTGCGCGACCCGGTCGACCGGGCCTACAGCAACTGGATGCACCTCTGGTCCGACGGCCTCGAGCGCGAGCGCGACTTCGTCGAGGCCTTCGCCGCCCAGGACCAGCGGGTCGCCGACGGCTACGCCCCCTTCTGGCGCTACCGCGAGCTCGGCCTGTACGGCGACCAGCTCGCCCACCTCCACCAGCACGTCGACCCGCGCCAGGTGCTGGTGCTGCGCTACCGCGACGTCGTCGACGAGCCGGCCAGCGCCGTCGACCGCGCCTGCCGCCACCTGGGCATCCGGGAGGGCCTGGTCGACACCATCCCCCGCGACAACGCCCGCGCCTTCGCCCGGCCGGGCTGGCGCACCCGCGCCTTCGGGCCGCTCGTGCGGGCCGGCGCGGCCGCGGGCCAGTTCCTGCCGCCGCAGGTCTGGCGCACCGCCAGCAAGCCGGTCGTCGCCCGGCTCAGCGACGGCACCGCCCGGCGTCCGCCCCTCTCGGCCGAGCAGCGCGCCGCCCTGGTCGACGTCTTCACCGACGACATCCACCTGCTGTCCCGCCTCACCGGCGAGGACTTCTCCGACTGGCTCTCCCCGGTCTCCCGCGGCTCCTTCGACGAGCGCGTCCGCCGCTGA
- a CDS encoding protein kinase domain-containing protein, with product MPTLPVVGDLFGRYRIDGVIGRGGMGVVFEATDSSLDRRVALKVVSADLGGSAEFLRRFEREAAVLARLDSPHVIAIFDYGTHDDVPYIATQYIGGGDLGAYLSQHGPMPPAAALRLCAQVADALDDAHRVGVVHRDVKPTNVLLRGARAASPGDLHVYLCDFGIARTASDGLTAPGAVAGTWSYLSPENGRGAPGTPSSDLYALGCLLWATLTGLPPYRGTDVEIAIAHQRAPVRQLPGGTRVLDALNDVLARSMAKAPADRFPDADRMRAALLAVANLPDADAPLPPVPPEPASTGPTTSRPPSTPRPSGPPSTPPPGTPPGSTPPGTPPGTPPPAYQSLSFPSSPQEAALAAALPSTQPGNQHGGHPQPTHAQPGGRRTSRRRTAAVVAVAGVVAVAGIGYAGLRAAQDDDPAGGGSGGGETPVETAERPITGDLDGDGFGDLSATYSFDDPTQVSLISWRSDGTQLSVASDEEVTPAGVAWPRVTRLVGHVDDDAITDTVLFTRESETSAAILTATPSGGGDAIEVEVPGSDTGTTRGYALADTDGDGIDDVYVLELDEEAETVELLESRFDGTSLAAPVSIATVTDRVLTSRFRLGDVDGDRRADLLTAVTTDYDETQAAWPATVSVRLGDGEGGFAEPVTLPDGWESSAVFLRAADVNGDGDDEVVVVADDLGNLVVSTYDLTDDGTLEVLPMAGGFGYPLLTPVPPEIAVVDVDGDGADDLVLLHGTRPGGPGRVVVAQSRDDRYVTSTWYRWDTAFPDEERDSGLRPVEESRWY from the coding sequence GTGCCCACGCTCCCTGTTGTCGGCGACCTGTTCGGTCGCTACCGCATCGACGGCGTCATCGGCCGGGGCGGGATGGGGGTCGTCTTCGAGGCGACCGACAGCTCGCTCGACCGCCGCGTCGCCCTCAAGGTCGTCTCGGCCGATCTCGGCGGCTCCGCGGAGTTCCTGCGCCGCTTCGAGCGCGAGGCCGCGGTCCTGGCGCGCCTGGACTCGCCCCACGTCATCGCGATCTTCGACTACGGCACCCACGACGACGTCCCCTACATCGCCACCCAGTACATCGGCGGCGGCGACCTCGGCGCCTACCTGTCGCAGCACGGCCCGATGCCGCCGGCGGCCGCGCTGCGGCTGTGCGCCCAGGTGGCCGACGCCCTCGACGACGCCCACCGCGTCGGCGTGGTGCACCGCGACGTCAAGCCGACCAACGTGCTGCTGCGCGGCGCCCGGGCCGCGAGCCCGGGCGACCTGCACGTCTACCTGTGCGACTTCGGGATCGCCCGCACCGCGTCCGACGGGCTCACCGCCCCCGGCGCGGTCGCCGGCACCTGGAGCTACCTGTCGCCCGAGAACGGCCGCGGCGCCCCCGGGACGCCGTCCTCCGACCTCTACGCGCTGGGCTGCCTGCTCTGGGCGACCCTGACCGGGCTGCCGCCCTACCGCGGCACCGACGTCGAGATCGCCATCGCCCACCAGCGCGCCCCCGTGCGCCAGCTGCCCGGCGGCACCCGCGTCCTCGACGCGCTCAACGACGTCCTGGCCCGCAGCATGGCCAAGGCCCCCGCCGACCGCTTCCCCGACGCCGACCGGATGCGCGCCGCGCTCCTCGCCGTCGCCAACCTCCCGGACGCCGACGCGCCGCTGCCGCCGGTGCCGCCGGAGCCGGCGTCGACCGGTCCGACGACCTCGCGACCGCCCTCGACCCCGCGCCCCTCGGGTCCCCCGTCCACCCCGCCCCCGGGCACCCCGCCCGGCAGCACCCCGCCCGGCACCCCGCCCGGCACGCCCCCGCCCGCCTACCAGTCGCTGTCGTTCCCGTCGTCGCCGCAGGAGGCCGCCCTGGCCGCCGCCCTGCCGAGCACCCAGCCCGGGAACCAGCACGGCGGCCACCCCCAGCCGACCCACGCCCAGCCCGGGGGCCGGCGCACGAGCCGGCGCCGCACCGCCGCGGTGGTGGCGGTCGCCGGGGTCGTGGCCGTCGCCGGGATCGGCTACGCCGGCCTCCGCGCGGCGCAGGACGACGACCCGGCCGGCGGCGGGTCCGGGGGCGGCGAGACGCCGGTGGAGACCGCCGAGCGCCCGATCACCGGCGACCTCGACGGCGACGGGTTCGGCGACCTGAGCGCGACGTACTCCTTCGACGACCCGACCCAGGTGAGCCTGATCAGCTGGCGCTCCGACGGCACGCAGCTCTCGGTGGCCAGCGACGAGGAGGTGACGCCCGCGGGCGTCGCCTGGCCCCGCGTCACGCGGCTGGTCGGTCACGTCGACGACGACGCGATCACCGACACGGTCCTGTTCACCCGCGAGAGCGAGACCTCCGCCGCGATCCTCACCGCCACGCCCAGCGGGGGCGGCGACGCCATCGAGGTCGAGGTGCCCGGCAGCGACACCGGCACCACCCGCGGCTACGCGCTCGCCGACACCGACGGCGACGGGATCGACGACGTCTACGTCCTCGAGCTCGACGAGGAGGCGGAGACGGTCGAGCTGCTGGAGAGCCGGTTCGACGGCACCAGCCTCGCCGCTCCGGTCTCGATCGCCACCGTGACCGACCGGGTGCTCACCAGCCGGTTCCGCCTCGGCGACGTCGACGGCGACCGCAGGGCCGACCTCCTGACGGCCGTCACCACCGACTACGACGAGACCCAGGCCGCCTGGCCGGCGACCGTGTCGGTGCGGCTCGGCGACGGCGAGGGCGGCTTCGCCGAGCCCGTGACGCTGCCCGACGGGTGGGAGAGCTCGGCGGTCTTCCTCCGGGCCGCCGACGTGAACGGCGACGGCGACGACGAGGTGGTGGTCGTCGCCGACGACCTCGGCAACCTCGTCGTCAGCACCTACGACCTCACCGACGACGGCACGCTGGAGGTGCTGCCGATGGCCGGCGGCTTCGGCTACCCGCTCCTGACGCCGGTGCCGCCGGAGATCGCCGTGGTCGACGTCGACGGCGACGGCGCCGACGACCTGGTGCTGCTCCACGGCACCCGGCCCGGCGGACCGGGACGCGTCGTGGTGGCCCAGTCCCGCGACGACCGCTACGTCACCTCGACGTGGTACCGCTGGGACACGGCGTTCCCGGACGAGGAACGCGATTCCGGGCTCCGCCCGGTGGAGGAGTCACGATGGTACTGA
- the purB gene encoding adenylosuccinate lyase, whose protein sequence is MTVPNVLATRYAGADLVQIWSPEHKIVLERQLWVAVLRAQRDLGIEVPDGVVEAYEAVVARGEDGVDLASIAARERVTRHDVKARIEEFSALGGHEHIHKGMTSRDLTENVEQLQVRQSLELLRDRTVAALARLARLATEHETTVMAGRSHNVAAQATTLGKRFASVADEMLIGLERVEELIARYPLRGIKGPMGTAQDMLDLLDGDATRLDELEQRVARHLGFERVLTSVGQVYPRSLDFDVLSAVVQLVAGPSNLATTIRLMAGNEIVTEGFKEGQVGSSAMPHKMNTRSCERVNGLAVVTRGYLSMVGELAGDQWNEGDVSCSVVRRVALPDAFFAADGLFQTFLTVLDEFGAFPAVIQRELDRYLPYLATTKVLMAAVRNGVGREAAHEAIKEAAVGTALAVRQGQAENDVFAKLAADPRLGLTAAQLDSLVADPITFTGAAVQQTQGVVRRVAEVAERLPAAAAYAPGAIL, encoded by the coding sequence GTGACAGTCCCGAACGTCCTGGCCACCCGCTACGCCGGCGCCGACCTCGTGCAGATCTGGTCGCCGGAGCACAAGATCGTGCTGGAGCGGCAGCTGTGGGTCGCCGTCCTCCGGGCCCAGCGCGACCTCGGCATCGAGGTGCCCGACGGCGTCGTCGAGGCCTACGAGGCGGTCGTGGCCCGCGGCGAGGACGGCGTCGACCTGGCCTCGATCGCCGCGCGGGAGCGGGTCACCCGCCACGACGTGAAGGCGCGCATCGAGGAGTTCAGCGCGCTGGGCGGGCACGAGCACATCCACAAGGGCATGACCTCGCGCGACCTCACCGAGAACGTCGAGCAGCTGCAGGTCCGGCAGTCCCTCGAGCTGCTGCGCGACCGCACCGTCGCCGCCCTGGCCCGGCTCGCCCGCCTGGCGACCGAGCACGAGACCACCGTGATGGCCGGGCGCAGCCACAACGTCGCCGCGCAGGCCACGACGCTCGGCAAGCGGTTCGCCAGCGTCGCCGACGAGATGCTGATCGGGCTCGAGCGGGTCGAGGAGCTGATCGCCCGCTACCCGCTGCGCGGCATCAAGGGCCCGATGGGCACCGCCCAGGACATGCTCGACCTCCTCGACGGCGACGCGACCCGGCTCGACGAGCTGGAGCAGCGCGTCGCCCGGCACCTCGGCTTCGAGCGGGTGCTCACCAGCGTCGGGCAGGTCTACCCGCGCAGCCTCGACTTCGACGTCCTCTCGGCCGTCGTCCAGCTCGTCGCCGGCCCGTCCAACCTCGCCACCACGATCCGGCTGATGGCCGGCAACGAGATCGTCACCGAGGGCTTCAAGGAGGGGCAGGTCGGCTCCTCGGCGATGCCGCACAAGATGAACACCCGCTCCTGCGAGCGGGTCAACGGCCTCGCCGTCGTCACCCGCGGCTACCTCTCGATGGTCGGCGAGCTCGCCGGCGACCAGTGGAACGAGGGCGACGTGTCGTGCTCGGTGGTGCGCCGGGTCGCGCTCCCGGACGCGTTCTTCGCCGCCGACGGCCTCTTCCAGACCTTCCTCACCGTGCTCGACGAGTTCGGCGCCTTCCCCGCCGTCATCCAGCGCGAGCTCGACCGGTACCTGCCCTACCTCGCGACCACCAAGGTGCTGATGGCGGCGGTCCGCAACGGCGTGGGCCGCGAGGCCGCGCACGAGGCGATCAAGGAGGCGGCCGTCGGCACCGCGCTGGCGGTCCGCCAGGGCCAGGCCGAGAACGACGTCTTCGCCAAGCTCGCCGCCGACCCGCGCCTCGGGCTCACCGCCGCCCAGCTCGACAGCCTGGTCGCCGACCCGATCACCTTCACCGGCGCCGCCGTCCAGCAGACCCAGGGCGTCGTGCGCCGGGTGGCCGAGGTCGCCGAGCGGCTCCCGGCGGCGGCGGCGTACGCGCCCGGCGCGATCCTGTAG
- a CDS encoding serine/threonine-protein kinase — translation MVLSPGSPQLGPGASFGPYRIDRVIGVGGMGVVYLATDGRLGRRVALKTVLGHLTDSPAFVERFQREAAALARLESPHVIQIFDHGVEDDVPFIATQYAAGGDLGHLLRTHGPMPPQLAAELCSQVADAMADAHRVGVIHRDVKPANVLLRDDRLDRVHVYLCDFGVALTDTDTGGFTEPGGVSGTWNYLAPERISGGPGSAATDLYAVGCLLWETLTGRPPYGGSDVEVAMGHQGEPVPQLPGDDEFSRHANRVLARALAKDPTERYPSASALRDDLRSLAGLTPSGSAQKPVLAPAGDGAGWQPTPQTAVSAGRAGASTPRRSRRAVWGAVAAVAVLACGTGAVLAVTTGDDGGSAPTTSGTSSGSDPSPTSPSPTPAPDTPEPITGDLTGDGLGDVGLIEAAEPLRVYASDGRRFLDPERKKRAENVVLSGDVDRDGVLDLVRIGGDPPNLAAVVAGLSVRSPVPVPVEGSFVTSVLDVSFNLADLDGNGYPDLVMSTQVGETERQVDVALGDGTGAFAAPTTWFSGPLPDRQLVPLDADDDGTDDLVSVDRTAGTLTLLRSDGSAALAVEGEPTATGIDSFGIEAVMAGDVDGDGTDELVAVADPGGLEIGVLRWDGTAFESDSWFRERAWPRFGTATFVLSDVDGDGDDDLVRVGDDRESPRFEETINVFLSDGTSAYTRGTAWRVGTIPFTFPRLLGPQANNNYV, via the coding sequence ATGGTACTGAGCCCCGGCTCCCCCCAGCTCGGCCCCGGCGCGTCCTTCGGGCCGTACCGGATCGACCGCGTCATCGGCGTCGGTGGCATGGGCGTGGTCTACCTCGCCACCGACGGCCGGCTCGGCCGACGGGTGGCGCTGAAGACCGTGCTGGGCCACCTCACCGACTCCCCGGCCTTCGTCGAGCGGTTCCAGCGCGAGGCCGCGGCGCTCGCGCGGCTGGAGTCGCCGCACGTGATCCAGATCTTCGACCACGGCGTCGAGGACGACGTCCCGTTCATCGCCACCCAGTACGCCGCGGGCGGCGACCTCGGGCACCTGCTGCGCACGCACGGCCCGATGCCGCCGCAGCTGGCCGCCGAGCTCTGCTCGCAGGTCGCCGACGCGATGGCCGACGCCCACCGCGTCGGGGTCATCCACCGCGACGTGAAGCCGGCCAACGTGCTGCTCCGCGACGACCGGCTCGACCGGGTCCACGTCTACCTGTGCGACTTCGGCGTCGCCCTGACCGACACCGACACCGGCGGGTTCACCGAGCCGGGCGGGGTGAGCGGCACCTGGAACTACCTGGCGCCGGAGCGGATCAGCGGCGGGCCCGGGTCCGCCGCCACCGACCTGTACGCCGTCGGGTGCCTGCTGTGGGAGACCCTGACCGGCCGGCCGCCGTACGGCGGCTCGGACGTCGAGGTCGCGATGGGCCACCAGGGCGAGCCGGTCCCGCAGCTGCCGGGCGACGACGAGTTCAGCCGGCACGCGAACCGGGTCCTGGCCCGGGCCCTGGCCAAGGACCCCACCGAGCGCTACCCCTCGGCCTCGGCGCTGCGCGACGACCTCCGCTCGCTCGCCGGGCTCACCCCGTCCGGCTCGGCCCAGAAGCCCGTGCTCGCCCCGGCCGGGGACGGCGCCGGCTGGCAGCCCACGCCGCAGACCGCCGTCTCGGCCGGCCGGGCCGGGGCGAGCACCCCGCGGCGCTCGCGCCGCGCCGTCTGGGGCGCGGTCGCCGCCGTGGCCGTGCTCGCGTGCGGCACCGGCGCCGTGCTGGCGGTGACCACCGGCGACGACGGCGGGTCCGCGCCGACGACCAGCGGCACGTCGAGCGGGTCCGACCCCTCGCCGACCTCACCGTCGCCGACGCCGGCCCCCGACACCCCCGAGCCCATCACCGGCGACCTGACCGGCGACGGCCTGGGCGACGTGGGGCTGATCGAGGCCGCCGAGCCGCTGCGTGTCTACGCCTCCGACGGCCGGCGGTTCCTCGACCCCGAGAGGAAGAAGCGCGCCGAGAACGTCGTCCTGTCCGGCGACGTCGACCGCGACGGCGTCCTCGACCTCGTCCGGATCGGCGGCGACCCGCCGAACCTGGCCGCCGTCGTCGCCGGGCTCTCGGTCCGCTCGCCGGTGCCGGTGCCGGTCGAGGGCTCCTTCGTCACCTCGGTGCTCGACGTGTCGTTCAACCTCGCCGACCTCGACGGCAACGGCTACCCCGACCTGGTGATGTCGACCCAGGTCGGCGAGACCGAGCGGCAGGTCGACGTCGCGCTCGGCGACGGCACCGGCGCCTTCGCCGCGCCGACGACCTGGTTCAGCGGCCCGCTGCCCGATCGTCAGCTGGTCCCGCTGGACGCCGACGACGACGGCACCGACGACCTCGTCAGCGTCGACCGGACCGCCGGCACCCTGACGCTGCTGCGCTCCGACGGCAGCGCGGCCCTCGCCGTCGAGGGCGAGCCGACCGCCACGGGCATCGACAGCTTCGGCATCGAGGCGGTGATGGCCGGCGACGTCGACGGCGACGGCACCGACGAGCTGGTCGCGGTCGCCGACCCCGGCGGACTGGAGATCGGGGTCCTGAGGTGGGACGGGACCGCCTTCGAGTCCGACTCGTGGTTCCGCGAGCGGGCGTGGCCGCGCTTCGGCACCGCCACCTTCGTCCTGTCCGACGTCGACGGCGACGGTGACGACGACCTGGTCCGGGTCGGGGACGACCGCGAGTCGCCCCGGTTCGAGGAGACGATCAACGTCTTCCTCAGCGACGGCACGTCCGCCTACACCCGCGGGACCGCGTGGCGGGTGGGGACGATCCCGTTCACCTTCCCGCGGCTCCTGGGACCGCAGGCCAACAACAACTACGTCTGA
- a CDS encoding acylphosphatase, which yields MSRAVDLTVTGRVQGVAFRHSAAVEAGRLGVAGWVRNEPDGAVVAHVEGAEDAVAAMVAWCRTGPPSARVAGVEVVEAAVTGASSFEVTG from the coding sequence ATGAGCCGCGCCGTCGACCTCACCGTGACCGGCCGCGTCCAGGGCGTGGCCTTCCGCCACAGCGCCGCCGTCGAGGCCGGCCGGCTCGGCGTCGCCGGGTGGGTGCGCAACGAGCCGGACGGCGCCGTGGTCGCCCACGTGGAGGGCGCCGAGGACGCCGTCGCGGCGATGGTCGCCTGGTGTCGCACCGGGCCGCCGTCCGCGCGGGTCGCGGGCGTCGAGGTGGTCGAGGCCGCCGTCACCGGCGCGTCGTCGTTCGAGGTGACCGGCTGA
- a CDS encoding antibiotic biosynthesis monooxygenase, with amino-acid sequence MDAPVTVAITRQLPAGHEAEMMSWLNAGINLAEKFPGFLGAGWVRPEAASESWHMLYRFADHQSLDQWEHSPQRQWWRSAASGLGVVESRVEKRTGIEGWFDVPSSSVLESGEAAAAPTPPPRWKQASVIFVVFFPLSVVANWLSREYLADVVLPVRVLATVLAMTPIMTYLALPWITRRLQWWLQGEPPPWRG; translated from the coding sequence ATGGACGCACCGGTCACCGTCGCCATCACCCGTCAGCTCCCGGCCGGTCACGAGGCCGAGATGATGAGCTGGCTCAACGCCGGCATCAACCTCGCCGAGAAGTTCCCCGGGTTCCTGGGGGCGGGGTGGGTGCGTCCGGAGGCAGCCTCGGAGAGCTGGCACATGCTCTACCGCTTCGCCGACCACCAGTCGCTGGACCAGTGGGAGCACTCGCCGCAGCGGCAGTGGTGGCGCTCGGCGGCCAGCGGGCTGGGGGTCGTGGAGTCGCGGGTCGAGAAGCGGACCGGGATCGAGGGCTGGTTCGACGTGCCGTCCTCGTCGGTGCTCGAGTCCGGCGAGGCAGCGGCCGCGCCCACCCCACCGCCGCGGTGGAAGCAGGCGAGCGTGATCTTCGTGGTCTTCTTCCCGCTCAGCGTGGTGGCCAACTGGCTCTCGCGGGAGTACCTCGCCGACGTCGTCCTGCCGGTGCGGGTGCTCGCGACGGTGCTGGCGATGACGCCGATCATGACCTACCTCGCGCTGCCCTGGATCACCCGTCGTCTGCAGTGGTGGCTGCAGGGGGAGCCGCCCCCGTGGCGCGGGTGA
- a CDS encoding MFS transporter — MPADLHEPERPDHDPTHDDADAADDSDDDYRPDPRRWRILGVSLVVGFMSLLDVTIVNVAIPSMQEGLATSASTIQWVVSGYALTFGLTLVAGGRLGDTYGRRRLMVVGLVAFVVSSAAVGIAPNAELVVAARLLQGASAGLLTPQNSGLIQVLFRGAERGRAFGVFGLTVSLASATGPVLGGAIIALAGEEDGWRWLFLVNVPIGLVALVGILRLVPDRDAEGGGSSRERIDVVGAVLLGAAVLCLLYPIVSLEGGARLPLVLLVLVPPLLVAFVRWEHRLRRLEHAPLLDVALLRRTPGYAGGLSVGTLYFTGFTGVLLVLSVFLQDDRGFSPLHAGLLLTPFALGSAVSSLLAGRVVTRVGRRLTIGALLVMGSGVLLVALLVPGRADGDLWWALLPALLVAGIGGGAVVSPNLTLTLADVPPRMGGAAGGAVQTGQRLGSALGAALLMTVFQVSGLRAALLTAIGVLSLALAAAVVTRATGAAPPAATTADDG, encoded by the coding sequence GTGCCCGCCGACCTCCACGAGCCCGAGCGCCCCGACCACGACCCGACCCACGACGACGCCGACGCAGCCGACGACTCGGACGACGACTACCGCCCCGACCCGCGCCGCTGGCGGATCCTCGGCGTCTCCCTCGTGGTCGGCTTCATGTCGCTGCTCGACGTCACCATCGTCAACGTCGCCATCCCCTCCATGCAGGAGGGCCTGGCGACGTCGGCGTCCACCATCCAGTGGGTGGTGTCGGGCTACGCGCTGACGTTCGGGCTGACCCTCGTCGCCGGCGGCCGGCTCGGGGACACCTACGGACGCCGGCGGCTGATGGTGGTCGGGCTGGTGGCCTTCGTGGTGTCGAGCGCCGCCGTCGGCATCGCCCCCAACGCCGAGCTGGTCGTCGCGGCCCGGCTGCTGCAGGGCGCGTCGGCCGGGCTGCTCACGCCGCAGAACTCCGGTCTGATCCAGGTGCTCTTCCGCGGTGCCGAGCGCGGCCGGGCCTTCGGCGTCTTCGGGCTCACGGTGTCGCTGGCCTCGGCGACCGGGCCCGTCCTGGGCGGCGCGATCATCGCCCTCGCCGGCGAGGAGGACGGCTGGCGCTGGCTGTTCCTCGTCAACGTGCCCATCGGGCTGGTGGCCCTGGTCGGCATCCTGCGCCTGGTGCCGGACCGGGACGCCGAGGGCGGCGGCAGCAGCCGGGAGCGGATCGACGTCGTCGGCGCGGTGCTGCTCGGCGCCGCCGTGCTGTGCCTGCTCTACCCAATCGTCAGCCTCGAGGGCGGCGCGCGCCTGCCCCTGGTGCTGCTCGTGCTCGTCCCGCCGCTGCTGGTCGCGTTCGTGCGCTGGGAGCACCGGCTGCGCCGGCTCGAGCACGCGCCCCTCCTCGACGTCGCGCTGCTGCGCCGCACCCCCGGCTACGCCGGCGGGCTGAGCGTCGGGACGCTCTACTTCACCGGGTTCACCGGCGTCCTGCTCGTGCTGTCGGTCTTCCTCCAGGACGACCGCGGCTTCTCCCCGCTGCACGCCGGGTTGCTGCTGACGCCGTTCGCCCTCGGCTCCGCGGTGTCGTCCCTGCTCGCCGGCCGGGTCGTGACCCGCGTCGGGCGCCGGCTGACCATCGGGGCCCTGCTCGTGATGGGCAGCGGCGTCCTGCTGGTGGCGCTGCTGGTGCCCGGCCGCGCCGACGGCGACCTGTGGTGGGCCCTGCTCCCCGCGCTCCTGGTGGCCGGGATCGGCGGCGGCGCCGTGGTCTCGCCCAACCTGACCCTCACCCTCGCCGACGTCCCGCCGCGGATGGGCGGGGCGGCCGGCGGCGCCGTGCAGACCGGTCAGCGGCTGGGGTCGGCCCTCGGCGCGGCGCTGCTGATGACGGTCTTCCAGGTCAGCGGGCTGCGCGCCGCGCTCCTGACGGCCATCGGCGTGCTGTCGCTGGCGCTCGCCGCCGCGGTGGTCACCCGCGCCACGGGGGCGGCTCCCCCTGCAGCCACCACTGCAGACGACGGGTGA